A single Brassica rapa cultivar Chiifu-401-42 chromosome A04, CAAS_Brap_v3.01, whole genome shotgun sequence DNA region contains:
- the LOC103849250 gene encoding kinesin-like protein KIN-12F, with translation MPNNSDGLEEEHERWTEMESEWISLTDDLRMDIDNHRRHAADLEIELRKEKTASEELNDALGRAMLGHLTSYNDFIEQYTELQEKYDELVKRHNVTLAGIVDVKKAAAKAAVKGRHGKSFAKSFSAELTAIRAEKEKEREFLKKENKGLKIQLRDTAEAVQAAGELLIRLREAEQYVQSSEERFSLLEEENAKLKMQMEKLKGKHQTEMSTMKQYLAESKLPGSALQPWFTGNEEHLSEDRTGLVKENEEQTYKRNKAISYKSTV, from the exons ATGCCAAACAACAGTGATGGTCTAGAGGAGGAACATGAAAGGTGGACAGAAATGGAGAGTGAGTGGATATCTTTAACAGATGATCTACGAATGGATATTGATAACCACCGTAGACACGCAGCGGATCTGGAGATAGAACTCAGAAAAGAGAAAACGGCTTCGGAGGAGCTAAACGACGCTCTTGGTAGAGCCATGCTTGGACACCTAACATCATACAATGACTTCATTGAGCAGTACACTGAGCTCCAGGAGAAGTATGATGAGTTAGTTAAGAGGCATAACGTGACGTTGGCGGGAATAGTTGATGTGAAGAAAGCAGCGGCTAAAGCTGCAGTGAAAGGTCGTCATGGGAAGAGTTTTGCCAAATCCTTTTCAGCTGAGCTTACTGCTATTAGAGCTGAGaaggagaaagaaagagagttcTTGAAGAAGGAGAACAAAGGACTTAAGATTCAGCTGAGAGATACCGCTGAAGCTGTTCAAGCTGCTGGAGAGTTACTGATCAGACTCAGAGAAGCTGAGCAATATGTACAATCCTCTGAG GAACGTTTCAGCTTACTTGAAGAAGAGAATGCAAAGTTAAAGATGCAGATGGAGAAGTTAAAGGGCAAGCACCAGACAGAAATGAGTACAATGAAGCAATATCTTGCGGAAAGCAAATTGCCAGGGTCTGCATTACAGCCATGGTTCACGGGGAATGAGGAACATTTATCAGAAGACAGAACCGGTTTGGTCAAGGAGAATGAAGAACAAACATATAAAAGGAATAAGGCTATATCATATAAATCAACGGTTTaa